The proteins below come from a single Dermatophagoides farinae isolate YC_2012a chromosome 7, ASM2471394v1, whole genome shotgun sequence genomic window:
- the LOC124496963 gene encoding uncharacterized protein LOC124496963, which yields MMLAIRFTNMAHTTTVVSDKHHNAFGGMPIRMIIIVILMTSITTPVIDACSCLMPDEPQYCSTDFFALLHITDEKSNEQSMSVDYHFEPISVISDEQRLLTTYKSLHTYGSSAACGVKLKPGERYLIGGNVDRYHGRLVLDLCRSYVEPYVRGLAVMTKDFHSLLQHCRSSDKTASVIDNVVAVDRETESITTDPTTFVTNHQLEREGKPIIRFPLLGLTEDDIRRLPPRRQRRQQQRKSHREP from the exons ATGATGTTGGCAATTCGTTTTACAAACATGGCCCACACGACAACCGTTGTATCAGACAAACATCATAATGCCTTTGGTGGAATGCCGATtcgaatgatcatcatagtgatattgatgacatcaataacaacacCTGTCATCGATGCTTGTTCATGTTTGATGCCCGATGAACCACAATATTGCAGCACTGACTTTTTCGCTCTTCTCCACATAACCG atgaaaaatcgaatgaacaatcaatgagtgtggattatcattttgagcCTATCAGTGTCATAAGTGACGAGCAACGATTGTTGACCACATACAAGTCACTACATACGTATGGATCATCGGCTGCTTGTGGTGTGAAACTGAAACCTGGAGAACGATATTTGATTGGCGGTAATGTCGACCGGTACCATGGTCGATTAGTGTTGGATCTATGTCGATCATATGTAGAACCATACGTAAGAGGATTGGCCGTCATGACTAAAGATTTCCATAGTCTGTTGCAACATTGTCGTTCATCAGATAAAACTGCATCGGTCATTGATAACGTAGTTGCCGTCGATAGAGAAACTGAATCAATCACAACTGATCCAACAACATTTGTCACAAATCATCAGCTGGAACGAGAAGGAAAACCCATCATTAGGTTCCCTTTATTGGGCCTAACCGAAGATGATATTCGCCGATTACCAccacgacgacaacgacgacaacaacaacggaaaaGTCATCGTGAACCATGA
- the LOC124496901 gene encoding uncharacterized protein LOC124496901, which produces MIFIRRDKCNAFTGFAIKRTNGETLIWAVILTITSVVCLLFMAIIAKQYYKYETTISIYNEQPDVLNELPAITICAANVFTPRQLAALFPEFNETYARFLAKKRNNHLPNQQEIIENQKAFDRFESKAFEDYTAYEVIVEKSVQIEEIVAGCKVYPVSIRNMFDSVTLVEDPLSIDGIECSNLQEYMPSVYEGQKCFTYFSSMHDMKEKWLQYIPPIADVERLVFEQCVNDSLSCHWPTRQSNRTWNHCLRDNFAIFYDLQTMIKIDIRMDIDTLHFLSEKAIKLTVHSSDTLINKRKYKYLHVTGPYLYEVVFTRRMSMLMDRPYRPFCSHYGKHSEDPKLQVFHTNEECRNYCIKNHISQMAHSCQSYYNVLSASAVFEESLRREHICPHDQQNISLYLVAKQSCEAVCPEECHQSIYEISGYRSFSRGLFDCTDEMIYEQQQITNCFAQVYIRPSTEPFQLIQHRPAISYEEVIGAIGGNIGMWLGMSIFSIISLSVSCLQRCLVKMVYGQHRG; this is translated from the exons atgatttttattagGAGAGACAAATGCAATGCTTTCACTGGTTTTGCAATCAAACGAACCAATGGTGAAACATTGATATGGGCTGTGATCTTAACCATCACATCGGTCGTATGTCTGCTGTTCATGGCAATCATTGCCAAACAGTATTATAAATATGAAACCACCATATCGATCTACAATGAACAACCGGATGTCCTGAATGAATTGCCCGCCATCACTATTTGTGCAGCCAATGTTTTCACTCCTAGACAACTAGCAG CACTATTTCCTGAGTTTAACGAAACTTATGCTCGATTCTTGgccaaaaaacgaaacaaccATTTGCCCAATCAACaagaaatcattgaaaaccaGAAAGCATTCGATAGATTCGAATCGAAAGCGTTCGAGGATTACACCGCCTACGAGGTGATAGTAGAGAAAAGTGTTCAAATCGAAGAAATTGTAGCCGGTTGTAAAGTATATCCGGTTAGCATTCGAAACATGTTTGACAGTGTCACTCTGGTCGAGGATCCATTATCGATCGATGGCATAGAATGTTCCAACTTACAGGAATACATGCCTAGTGTCTATGAAGGTCAAAAGTGTTTTACCTATTTTAGCTCTATGCACGacatgaaagaaaaatggctTCAATACATACCACCAATTGCCGATGTAGAACGTTTAGTCTTCGAACAATGTGTCAATGATTCATTGTCATGTCATTGGCCAACTCGtcaatcaaatcgaacaTGGAATCATTGTCTTCGGGACAATTTTGCAATCTTTTATGACCTACAAACGATGATCAAGATTGATATCCGTATGGATATCGATACACTTCACTTTCTTTCGGAAAAAGCCATCAAACTGACTG TCCATTCGTCAGATACGTTGATCAATAAACGTAAATACAAATATCTACATGTGACCGGACCATATTTGTATGAAGTTGTCTTCACACGACGAATGTCCATGTTAATGGATCGACCGTATCGACCATTCTGCAGCCATTACGGTAAACATAGCGAGGATCCAAAGTTGCAAGTATTTCATACGAACGAGGAATGTCGTAATTATTGCATCAAGAATCATATCTCACAAATGGCTCATTCATGTCAAAGTTACTATAACGTATTGTCTGCTTCGGCTGTTTTCGAAGAATCGTTACGCCGCGAACATATCTGCCCACATGACCAACAGAACATTAGTCTGTATCTGGTGGCCAAACAAAGCTGCGAGGCCGTTTGTCCAGAAGAGTGTCATCAATCTATTTATGAAATATCCGGTTATCGGTCATTCAGTCGTGGACTGTTTGATT GTACCGATGAAATGATCTACGAGCAACAACAGATAACAAACTGCTTCGCTCAAGTCTACATACGACCTTCGACAGAACCGTTCCAACTTATACAACATCGTCCTGCCATTTCGTATGAGGAAGTGATTGGTGCCATAGGTGGTAATATTGGCATGTGGCTTGGAATGTCTATCTTTTCGATCATCTCGTTGTCCGTTTCATGTTTGCAACGATGTTTGGTCAAAATGGTCTACGGCCAACATCGTGgttaa
- the LOC124496959 gene encoding uncharacterized protein LOC124496959, protein MAFVPFQMVTNFCEKKTTKHSPLFRTLCTAAAAAVTSVCPLLTTIVCTNICSKFNFELRAENRLILLPFFGHNNRSHSQLIGMAPTSARLASNIPEEDRAFFMVMDIVFSPHQHSSAELGYYYEAECEDTFSMQRFQVAAKFFHHYDQYRPLKQLSRILVKYVNISSTSGSLSANAQHRIRNQLIKEFDLVKHNAHYGLVPMYSICCRVPNVFYVFMDRPDETLDEYLLRHKDNMLPNYSSQSKSFRPVSLIPFESTRFILRSVSNTLLRLHENLIFHGRLSANSVFIRFNHHNHHHWTKTTTGDISSVRLANLAFAQVFKHPQTDQEQCRIDEQQIEVQQTKEMINLYEMAVRVGECTQFESIQQRDRFYDTLSLLLYTDDTCSIASKQSTLQKFAQFL, encoded by the coding sequence ATGGCGTTTGTTCCTTTTCAAATGGTGACAAAtttctgtgaaaaaaaaacaacaaaacattctCCACTGTTTCGAACATTGtgtactgctgctgctgctgctgttacATCAGTGTGTCCCCTTCTCACCACCATTGTTTGTACTAATATTTGttctaaattcaatttcgaaCTAAGAGCTgagaatcgattgattttattgccTTTTTTTGGCCACAACAACCGATCTCATTCTCAATTGATCGGTATGGCTCCAACATCAGCTCGATTGGCATCAAACATACCAGAAGAGGATCGAGCTTTTTTCATGGTCATGGACATTGTATTCAGTCCACATCAACATTCGAGCGCTGAacttggttattattatgaagcCGAATGTGAGGATACATTCTCGATGCAACGATTTCAAGTGGCTGCTAAATTCttccatcattatgatcagtATCGGCCATTAAAACAATTGAGTCGGATATTGGTCAAATATGTCAACATTAGCTCTACATCTGGTTCTCTATCCGCTAATGCTCAGCATCGAATTcgcaatcaattgatcaaagaATTTGATCTGGTCAAACATAATGCTCATTACGGTCTTGTTCCAATGTATTCAATCTGTTGTCGAGTACCGAACGTATTCTATGTATTCATGGATCGTCCAGATGAAACTCTGGACGAATATCTATTACGTCACAAGGACAACATGTTGCCCAATTATTCAAGTCAATCAAAATCTTTTCGGCCTGTCTCTCTCATTCCATTCGAATCAACCCGATTCATATTACGATCTGTGTCGAATACTTTACTGCGGTTACATGAGAACCTAATCTTTCATGGCCGATTATCAGCCAATTCGGTGTTCATACGATTCAATCAtcacaaccatcatcattggacaAAAACAACTACCGGTGATATATCATCAGTTCGTTTGGCCAATTTGGCATTCGCTCAAGTGTTTAAGCATCCACAAACCGATCAAGAACAATGTCGAatcgatgaacaacaaatagAGGTGCAACAAACCAAagaaatgatcaatttataCGAAATGGCTGTTCGTGTGGGAGAATGCACACAATTTGAATCGATACAGCAAAGAGATCGATTTTACGATACACTATCCTTGTTGCTATATACCGATGATACCTGTTCGATAGCAAGCAAACAATCAACGTTACAAAAATTTGCCCAGTTTCTTTAa
- the LOC124496956 gene encoding stearoyl-CoA desaturase 5, with the protein MTRSSGLANLDPVYKYGYTTASIRFDKMFVNDDNVCNKQPPSSLASQNIDNGHWDANNNAVDSSKSNTQVIVVWRNVFIMIFFHVFAIYAFISTKTKFQTIWWAWTVGQFSSIGVLAGAHRLWSHRSYKAKWPLRLVLMVSQTTALQNDLYEWVRDHRVHHKYSETDADPHNSRRGFFFAHMGWLLCRKHPEVKTKGALVDMSDVWADPIVRFQRRFYMPLVLLFWGFIPVIVPIYCWQEDIFIALSLNLFRYLASLHHTWLVNSAAHIYGNRFYDRKIRPRENKLVAYLTHGEGYHNYHHVFPWDYSASEYGWLHNYNMTTLFIDCCAWFGLAYDRRIVTKSVIEDRISRTGEPLGQLDAEQQQRKPRSAIIDTAFGLALAFWAVILQFSIQYLRCC; encoded by the coding sequence ATGACACGATCATCAGGACTGGCCAATTTGGATCCAGTATATAAATATGGCTACACTACAGCATCCATACGTTTTGACAAAATGTTCGTCAACGACGATAATGTTTGCAATAAACAGCCACCATCATCCTTGGCCAGCCAAAATATCGACAATGGCCATTGGGATGCAAACAACAATGCAGTTGATTCTTCTAAATCCAATACCCAAGTGATAGTCGTATGGCGTAAcgttttcatcatgatcttTTTTCACGTGTTTGCCATATATGCATTTATTTCGACCAAGACCAAATTTCAGACAATTTGGTGGGCATGGACTGTCGGTCAATTCAGTTCGATCGGTGTTTTGGCCGGTGCTCACCGATTATGGTCACATCGATCATACAAAGCCAAATGGCCTTTGCGTCTAGTTCTGATGGTGTCACAGACAACAGCATTGCAAAACGATCTCTACGAATGGGTTCGCGATCATCGAGTTCATCACAAATATTCGGAAACGGATGCTGACCCACACAATTCTCGTCGaggcttttttttcgcccATATGGGCTGGCTACTATGCCGTAAACATCCCGAAGTGAAAACAAAAGGTGCTCTCGTGGACATGTCGGACGTATGGGCAGATCCGATTGTTCGATTCCAGCGTCGATTCTATATGCCGTTAGTCTTATTGTTTTGGGGATTCATACCTGTCATTGTACCCATTTATTGCTGGCAGGAAGATATATTTATTGCGCTGTCCTTGAACCTGTTCCGTTATTTGGCCTCCTTACATCATACCTGGTTGGTTAATTCAGCTGCTCACATCTATGGCAATAGGTTTTATGACCGCAAGATTCGGCCTCGAGAAAACAAATTGGTCGCTTATCTAACGCATGGTGAGGGCTACCACAACTATCATCATGTCTTCCCTTGGGATTATTCAGCTAGCGAATATGGTTGGCTTCACAATTACAACATGACCACATTATTCATCGATTGTTGCGCCTGGTTCGGTTTGGCATATGATCGACGTATCGTTACGAAATCGGTTATCGAGGATAGAATTAGTCGTACAGGTGAACCACTTGGACAACTCGACGCCGAACAGCAACAACGTAAACCTCGATCAGCGATCATAGACACTGCATTTGGCTTGGCTTTGGCGTTTTGGGCGGttattttacaattttcaattcaatatctacgttgttgttga